Proteins from one Caulobacter sp. 73W genomic window:
- a CDS encoding NADH:flavin oxidoreductase/NADH oxidase — MSTPALFTPLALRDVTLKNRIAVSPMCQYVATDGVPNDWHFVHLGRFAIGGAGLVMVEATAVEPEGRISHGCLGLWNDEQQAQMARIVAFLKSQGAVPAIQIGHAGRKASTHRPFEGGGPVTAENAKPGEAPWRTVAPSAIPFAEGYPTPHALTADEIQVLTGKFVDSARRALAAGFEVLEIHGAHGYLLTEFLSPISNQRTDQYGGDINGRMRFLLETVEAVRTVWPADKPLFMRLSTVDGTPGGWSLEDSVVLAKELKARGVDVVDSSSGGLTTSMEAANKPGPLYQTPYAETVRREAGIATMAVGLITQPQEAEAIIAEGRADIVAIGRAFLENPNWPQDAKAVLDPEHIGDATWPAATGYAVKAIKGIKKKFGLAA; from the coding sequence ATGTCCACGCCCGCCCTGTTCACGCCCCTCGCCCTTCGCGACGTGACGCTGAAGAACCGCATCGCGGTCTCGCCGATGTGTCAGTACGTGGCGACGGACGGGGTCCCCAACGATTGGCACTTCGTGCACCTGGGCCGCTTCGCCATCGGCGGCGCCGGCCTGGTCATGGTCGAGGCCACCGCGGTGGAGCCGGAAGGCCGCATCAGCCACGGCTGCCTGGGGCTGTGGAATGACGAGCAGCAGGCCCAGATGGCCCGCATCGTCGCCTTCCTGAAGAGCCAGGGCGCGGTTCCTGCCATCCAGATCGGCCATGCCGGCCGCAAGGCCAGCACCCACCGTCCCTTCGAGGGCGGCGGCCCGGTCACGGCCGAAAACGCCAAGCCGGGTGAAGCCCCGTGGCGGACGGTGGCGCCCAGCGCCATCCCCTTCGCGGAGGGCTATCCCACGCCGCATGCCCTGACCGCGGACGAGATCCAGGTCCTGACCGGCAAGTTCGTGGACAGCGCCAGGCGCGCCCTGGCCGCCGGTTTCGAGGTGCTGGAGATTCACGGCGCCCACGGCTACCTGCTGACCGAGTTCCTGTCGCCGATCTCCAACCAGCGCACCGATCAGTATGGCGGCGACATCAACGGCCGCATGCGCTTCCTGTTGGAGACGGTGGAGGCTGTCCGTACGGTGTGGCCGGCCGACAAGCCGCTGTTCATGCGCCTGTCCACGGTCGACGGCACGCCCGGCGGCTGGTCGCTGGAGGACAGCGTCGTCCTGGCCAAGGAACTGAAGGCGCGTGGCGTCGACGTGGTCGACAGCTCCTCGGGCGGCCTGACGACGTCCATGGAAGCCGCCAACAAGCCGGGCCCGCTTTACCAGACCCCCTATGCCGAGACCGTGCGCCGCGAGGCCGGGATCGCCACCATGGCGGTGGGCCTGATCACCCAGCCGCAGGAGGCCGAGGCGATCATCGCCGAGGGCCGCGCCGACATCGTCGCCATCGGCCGCGCCTTCCTTGAGAACCCGAACTGGCCGCAGGACGCCAAGGCGGTCCTCGATCCCGAACACATCGGCGACGCAACCTGGCCCGCCGCCACCGGCTACGCGGTGAAGGCGATCAAGGGCATCAAGAAGAAGTTCGGCCTGGCCGCCTAG
- a CDS encoding sigma-70 family RNA polymerase sigma factor, with amino-acid sequence MSRPEDATTTVFEAHRSRLTRLAYRMLGSLSEAEDVVQDAWLRWRSVDMAGVQNAGAFLSRTVTRLCLDQMKSARVRRETYVGAWLPEPLIAVEAEEPMQDDLTLTLMLALERLSPLERAAFLLHDVFGVGLDEVAGTLDREPAAVRQLAVRARRHVQEARPRYPVPQEEGDRIAQAFFNATRSGDLDVLQGLLAESVVIRADGGGKVLAFINPIVGIERAIRLYKGLFRKEILQDAAMVRPMWIDGLPGYVSRERGGVLQTTAFEIEDGRIVAVYITRNPDKLGRVTQALSAMPGATGAH; translated from the coding sequence ATGTCGCGGCCTGAGGACGCCACGACCACAGTATTCGAGGCGCATCGGTCCCGGCTGACGCGCCTCGCCTACCGTATGCTCGGCTCCCTGAGCGAAGCCGAGGATGTAGTGCAGGACGCCTGGCTTCGATGGCGGTCGGTGGACATGGCGGGCGTCCAGAACGCCGGCGCTTTCCTGTCGCGCACCGTCACGCGCCTGTGCCTCGACCAGATGAAATCGGCGCGCGTGCGGCGCGAGACCTATGTAGGCGCCTGGCTGCCGGAGCCGCTGATCGCGGTCGAGGCCGAGGAGCCGATGCAGGACGACCTGACCCTCACCCTGATGCTGGCGCTGGAGCGGTTGTCGCCGTTGGAGCGCGCGGCGTTCCTGCTGCACGACGTGTTCGGCGTCGGCCTGGACGAGGTGGCGGGAACCCTGGACCGAGAGCCGGCCGCCGTGCGTCAGCTGGCGGTCCGCGCCCGGCGGCATGTGCAGGAGGCGCGCCCGCGCTATCCCGTGCCGCAGGAGGAGGGCGACCGCATCGCCCAGGCCTTCTTCAACGCCACCCGCAGCGGCGACCTGGACGTGCTGCAGGGCCTGCTAGCCGAAAGCGTCGTCATCCGCGCCGACGGCGGCGGCAAGGTGCTGGCCTTCATCAATCCCATCGTCGGCATCGAGCGGGCGATCCGCCTCTACAAAGGCCTGTTCCGCAAGGAGATACTCCAGGACGCGGCCATGGTGCGGCCCATGTGGATCGACGGCTTGCCCGGCTATGTCAGCCGCGAGCGCGGCGGCGTGCTGCAGACCACGGCCTTCGAGATCGAGGATGGCCGCATCGTCGCCGTCTACATCACCCGCAATCCAGACAAGCTGGGGCGCGTGACGCAAGCGCTGTCCGCCATGCCTGGCGCGACGGGCGCGCATTGA
- a CDS encoding phosphate/phosphite/phosphonate ABC transporter substrate-binding protein, producing MRALLAGLLALVATGAAGEPRPLAFATYHYARYDRAMALTPMAEHLSHALGRKVTVQVLESPDALAAAIREGKVDVAVTNLSAYLGSAQAPATRPVAMFDVPPATLDAYRGVLLARVGVDLKTPGLRYVRVIPGSTSGALVQAPWVKTRGLSLTDAGFAGTHDGAMNRLLDGSADIAALAEEPWRTLKAQKPAEAAKLVELWRSDPIPPGPVVCVQSAQVACDAVAAALTASAAASPAEALSQGWSETAGATRLIPVDPAIYAAFLR from the coding sequence ATGAGGGCGCTGCTGGCGGGCCTGCTGGCGCTGGTCGCGACGGGCGCGGCGGGCGAGCCGCGTCCCCTGGCCTTCGCCACCTATCACTACGCCCGTTACGACCGCGCCATGGCCCTGACGCCGATGGCGGAGCATCTCAGCCACGCCCTGGGCCGCAAGGTGACGGTGCAGGTGCTGGAAAGCCCGGACGCCCTGGCCGCCGCGATCCGCGAGGGCAAGGTGGACGTGGCGGTGACCAACCTGTCGGCCTATCTCGGCTCCGCCCAGGCGCCGGCTACGCGTCCGGTCGCCATGTTCGACGTGCCGCCCGCGACGCTGGACGCCTATCGCGGCGTGCTGCTGGCCCGCGTCGGCGTCGATCTGAAGACGCCGGGCCTGCGCTATGTGCGGGTGATCCCCGGCTCCACCTCCGGGGCGCTGGTGCAGGCGCCGTGGGTGAAGACGCGGGGGCTGAGCCTGACCGACGCCGGGTTCGCCGGAACTCACGACGGGGCCATGAACCGCCTGCTGGACGGATCGGCCGACATCGCCGCCCTGGCCGAGGAGCCGTGGCGAACCCTGAAGGCCCAGAAGCCGGCGGAGGCCGCCAAGCTGGTCGAGCTTTGGCGCTCCGACCCCATTCCGCCCGGCCCGGTGGTCTGCGTGCAGAGCGCGCAGGTGGCTTGCGACGCCGTGGCGGCGGCCCTGACCGCGTCCGCCGCCGCGTCCCCGGCCGAGGCCCTGTCCCAGGGCTGGTCGGAGACGGCGGGGGCGACGCGGCTGATCCCGGTCGATCCCGCGATCTACGCGGCTTTCCTGCGCTAG
- a CDS encoding carboxymuconolactone decarboxylase family protein: MTPRLTNPHKLAPDGIKAMMALEVSIMNSGLERSVIEFVKLRASQINGCAYCINMHATDARKHGEKQVRLDLLPAWREAPVYTARERAALAWTEALTLVAQTNAPDADYEQVKAVFSDAEQVHLTLLIGAINAWNRLQVGFRALPALDPVDVAA; encoded by the coding sequence ATGACCCCGCGACTGACCAATCCCCACAAGCTGGCTCCCGACGGCATCAAGGCGATGATGGCTCTGGAAGTCAGCATCATGAACAGCGGCCTGGAACGCAGCGTGATCGAGTTCGTGAAGCTGCGCGCCTCGCAGATCAACGGCTGCGCCTACTGCATCAACATGCACGCCACGGACGCCCGCAAGCATGGCGAAAAGCAGGTGCGCCTGGACCTGCTGCCGGCCTGGCGCGAGGCGCCGGTCTATACGGCCCGTGAACGCGCCGCCCTGGCCTGGACCGAGGCCCTGACCCTGGTCGCCCAGACCAACGCCCCCGACGCCGACTATGAGCAGGTGAAGGCCGTTTTCAGCGACGCCGAGCAGGTTCACCTGACCCTGCTGATCGGGGCGATCAACGCCTGGAACCGCCTGCAGGTCGGCTTCCGGGCCCTGCCGGCCCTGGACCCCGTCGATGTCGCGGCCTGA
- a CDS encoding beta-eliminating lyase-related protein, whose amino-acid sequence MHTQGSPMAARYDFASDNVAGAMPEVMEALVAANAGAASGYGSDHVSARAADLIRQALDADAVVKFLPSGTAANAFALGCLAQPHEAVIAHEHAHICTDETGAPGFFTHGTGLIGLPGASGKMELAALQAALAEPDVSYRQPAAALSLTQATEYGTVYSGDALAALTAAAKAKGYGVHLDGARLANAVAAGFDLKSVAKMGVDILVMGGTKAGSTPTEAVVFFDKSFERRLEARIKHSGQLISKGRYLAAPWIGMLESGAWADRAAHANAMAQKLAALMPFPLLHAVEANGLFVQMDEPTLERLRGKGWFVYRFLDGSVRFMCSWATTPEMVEELGEALKAVA is encoded by the coding sequence CTGCATACCCAAGGATCGCCCATGGCCGCCCGCTACGACTTCGCTTCCGACAACGTCGCCGGGGCCATGCCCGAGGTGATGGAGGCGCTGGTCGCCGCCAATGCGGGGGCGGCCTCGGGCTATGGCTCCGACCATGTCAGCGCCCGCGCGGCCGACCTGATCCGCCAAGCGCTCGACGCCGACGCGGTGGTGAAGTTCCTGCCGTCGGGCACCGCCGCCAACGCGTTTGCGCTGGGCTGCCTGGCCCAGCCGCACGAGGCGGTGATCGCCCATGAGCACGCCCATATCTGCACGGACGAGACCGGGGCCCCCGGCTTCTTCACCCACGGCACGGGGCTGATCGGCCTGCCGGGGGCGAGCGGCAAGATGGAGCTGGCCGCGCTTCAGGCGGCCCTGGCCGAGCCGGACGTCTCCTATCGCCAGCCGGCGGCGGCCCTGTCCCTGACCCAAGCCACCGAATACGGCACGGTCTATTCCGGCGACGCCCTGGCCGCCCTGACCGCCGCCGCCAAGGCCAAGGGTTATGGCGTCCACCTGGACGGCGCGCGCCTTGCCAACGCAGTGGCGGCGGGATTCGACCTGAAATCCGTCGCCAAGATGGGCGTCGACATCCTGGTCATGGGCGGGACCAAGGCTGGCTCCACCCCGACCGAGGCGGTGGTGTTCTTCGACAAGAGCTTCGAGCGCCGGCTAGAGGCGCGGATCAAGCATTCGGGCCAGTTGATCTCCAAGGGCCGCTATCTGGCCGCGCCGTGGATCGGCATGCTGGAGAGCGGCGCCTGGGCCGACCGCGCCGCCCACGCCAACGCCATGGCGCAAAAGCTGGCCGCCCTGATGCCCTTCCCGCTGCTGCACGCCGTAGAGGCCAACGGCCTGTTCGTCCAGATGGATGAGCCGACGCTTGAGCGTCTGCGCGGCAAGGGCTGGTTCGTCTATCGCTTCCTCGACGGCTCGGTGCGCTTCATGTGCTCCTGGGCGACGACGCCGGAGATGGTCGAGGAACTGGGCGAAGCCCTGAAGGCGGTCGCATGA